In Porphyromonas cangingivalis, a genomic segment contains:
- the radC gene encoding RadC family protein, translating to MKECTSRKSLRIREMSEGDRPQEKMIKYGAKALSDTELIALILRTGTQSMNVVEVARQLLRQHGQSLYTLYQSLSAQLDSEVKGIGTTKAVMLMAALEMGVRLNQEISLHGVDRVRIDRSQAVYDYMHRHLFGLATEELWALAVNAGGFITSTKCISKGGVSETVADPKLILRYAIQRATPAIILMHNHPGGTCAPSREDDLLTERIGEACRLVDIRLLDHIIFTDSGYYSYADHNRIL from the coding sequence ATGAAAGAGTGTACGAGCCGGAAGTCCCTTCGCATCCGAGAGATGAGTGAGGGTGACAGACCGCAGGAGAAGATGATCAAGTATGGGGCAAAAGCTCTATCGGACACGGAGCTGATCGCTCTCATCCTCCGTACCGGCACTCAGAGTATGAACGTCGTCGAGGTCGCTCGGCAGCTACTCAGACAGCATGGGCAGAGCCTCTATACTTTGTATCAGAGTCTCTCGGCACAACTGGACTCGGAAGTCAAGGGTATCGGCACGACCAAGGCCGTGATGCTCATGGCAGCACTGGAGATGGGTGTCCGACTCAACCAAGAGATCTCCCTCCATGGTGTCGATCGTGTCCGTATCGACCGTTCGCAAGCGGTGTACGACTACATGCACCGTCATCTTTTCGGATTGGCGACGGAGGAGCTTTGGGCACTTGCCGTCAATGCCGGTGGCTTCATCACCTCGACCAAATGTATCTCCAAGGGTGGAGTGAGTGAGACTGTCGCAGACCCCAAGCTCATACTGAGGTATGCCATACAGAGGGCCACGCCTGCGATCATCCTCATGCATAATCACCCCGGAGGGACATGTGCTCCGAGCCGCGAGGATGATCTCTTGACGGAGAGGATAGGGGAGGCTTGCAGACTCGTGGATATCCGTCTGCTGGATCATATCATCTTCACAGACAGTGGTTATTATAGTTATGCCGACCACAATCGGATACTTTAG
- a CDS encoding enoyl-ACP reductase FabI — protein sequence MAYGLLKGKRGIIFGALNEQSIAWKVAQKVVEEGATITLTNTPLALRMGELDALAKETGAEVIPADATSIEDLENVFRRSMEVLGGPIDFVLHSIGMSPNVRKKRAYDDLDYGMLEKTLDISAVSFHKMLQTAKKLDAVAEGGSVLALSYIAAQRTFCGYNDMADAKSLLESIARSFGLIYGHEKGVRINTISQSPTVTTAGSGVDGMSNLLHFAEKIAPLGNADAEECANYCVVMFSDLTRKVTMQNLFHDGGFSTTGMSVEAMEQYLKGGLDEIKK from the coding sequence ATGGCATACGGATTATTGAAAGGGAAGAGAGGTATCATCTTCGGAGCCCTGAACGAACAGTCAATAGCTTGGAAAGTAGCACAGAAGGTCGTAGAGGAAGGTGCAACCATCACCTTGACCAACACCCCTCTTGCTCTACGTATGGGCGAACTCGATGCGCTTGCAAAGGAAACAGGTGCTGAGGTCATCCCTGCAGATGCAACCTCGATCGAAGATCTCGAAAATGTCTTCCGCCGCAGTATGGAGGTCCTCGGAGGGCCTATCGACTTCGTCCTCCACTCTATCGGCATGAGCCCCAATGTGCGTAAGAAGAGGGCTTACGACGACTTGGACTACGGTATGTTGGAAAAGACTTTGGATATCTCTGCGGTGTCATTCCACAAGATGCTCCAGACCGCAAAGAAGCTCGATGCCGTCGCAGAGGGCGGATCTGTCCTTGCGCTCAGCTATATCGCAGCTCAGCGTACATTCTGTGGTTACAACGATATGGCAGATGCCAAGAGTCTTTTGGAGTCCATCGCTCGCAGTTTCGGACTCATCTATGGCCACGAGAAGGGCGTGCGTATCAACACCATCTCTCAGTCTCCGACGGTGACCACTGCAGGTAGCGGTGTCGACGGTATGTCGAACCTCCTTCACTTTGCAGAGAAGATCGCTCCCCTCGGCAATGCTGATGCAGAAGAGTGTGCCAACTACTGTGTGGTGATGTTCTCAGACCTTACCCGTAAGGTGACGATGCAGAATCTCTTCCACGATGGCGGATTCTCTACCACAGGTATGAGTGTCGAAGCCATGGAGCAGTACCTCAAGGGCGGTCTCGACGAGATCAAGAAGTAA
- a CDS encoding aminopeptidase C, with protein MPVVALAQNAKGGISPEMLQRIEAATPQTPVSKALQNAISANQIKKLTVNNENRFMFDREFSHRVQSKGITDQKSSGRCWLFTGLNVYRAKVIQTNDLSDFRFSHVYSFFFDQLEKSNLFLQGVIDHVAKPMDDKMVEWLFKHPLNDGGQYTGVSDILTKYGVVPTEAMPETYNSENTDEMGRILSTKLRRDGLLIREAYARGAKAKKLQEMKETTLAEIYRILCYCLGTPPKKFEYTLRNSKGEVISTKEYTPKSFFAEFIGDNLVDNYVMLMNDPSRPYGKLYEIDYDRHSYDGRNWTYVNLPIEDIKEMAIASIKGNDAMYFSCDVGKELNSDHGTLDMTNYEIENLFGIALQMDKKDRIRTFTSGSTHAMTLVAVDIDANGKPTKWMVENSWGDRKGYKGHLIMTDKWFDEYMFRLVVNKKYITAKVAEILKTKPTRLPAWDPMFAGDK; from the coding sequence ATGCCCGTAGTGGCTTTGGCTCAGAATGCCAAAGGGGGCATATCGCCCGAAATGCTCCAACGCATCGAGGCCGCAACACCCCAGACACCGGTGTCAAAGGCTCTCCAGAATGCCATCTCTGCCAATCAGATCAAGAAGCTCACGGTGAACAATGAGAATCGATTTATGTTTGACCGAGAGTTTTCGCACAGAGTACAGAGCAAAGGTATCACCGACCAAAAGTCGAGCGGACGTTGCTGGCTCTTCACCGGACTCAATGTCTATCGTGCCAAGGTGATCCAGACCAATGACTTGTCGGACTTCAGATTTTCGCACGTTTATTCGTTTTTCTTCGATCAGTTGGAGAAGTCAAACCTTTTTCTTCAAGGGGTGATCGATCACGTGGCGAAGCCTATGGATGACAAGATGGTGGAGTGGCTCTTCAAGCATCCTCTCAACGATGGTGGTCAGTACACCGGTGTCTCGGACATCTTGACCAAGTATGGGGTCGTCCCCACAGAGGCGATGCCGGAGACTTATAACAGTGAGAATACCGATGAGATGGGACGTATCCTAAGCACCAAGTTGCGCAGGGATGGTCTCCTCATCCGAGAAGCCTATGCAAGAGGTGCTAAGGCAAAGAAACTTCAGGAGATGAAGGAGACGACCCTTGCCGAGATCTACCGCATCCTCTGCTACTGTCTCGGTACACCTCCGAAGAAGTTTGAGTACACGCTCCGCAACAGCAAGGGTGAGGTCATCAGCACAAAGGAATATACTCCCAAGAGCTTTTTTGCAGAGTTTATCGGTGACAATCTCGTGGACAACTATGTCATGCTCATGAACGACCCTTCGCGCCCTTATGGCAAACTGTACGAGATCGACTACGACAGACACTCTTATGATGGTCGCAACTGGACTTATGTCAACCTGCCTATAGAAGACATCAAGGAGATGGCCATCGCTTCGATCAAGGGCAACGATGCCATGTACTTCTCTTGCGATGTAGGTAAAGAGCTCAACTCCGATCACGGTACGCTCGACATGACCAACTATGAGATCGAAAATCTCTTCGGTATAGCTCTTCAGATGGACAAGAAGGATAGGATCCGTACGTTCACCAGTGGTTCGACTCATGCCATGACACTTGTGGCGGTAGATATCGATGCCAATGGCAAGCCTACCAAGTGGATGGTCGAAAACAGTTGGGGCGACCGCAAGGGCTACAAGGGGCACTTGATCATGACCGACAAGTGGTTCGATGAGTATATGTTCCGTCTCGTGGTCAACAAAAAGTATATCACTGCCAAGGTTGCAGAGATCCTCAAGACCAAGCCTACTCGTCTGCCTGCTTGGGACCCTATGTTTGCCGGGGATAAGTAA
- a CDS encoding mannose-1-phosphate guanylyltransferase — MNLRLPIMDNKYYCVILAGGIGSRFWPYSRRSYPKQFLDFFGTGESLIRMTYRRFAMAFDPEHIIVVTNTIYKDIVREQLPELPETNILQEPCYRNTASAISYATMHIKAKCPDATVVYAPSDHMVLKEDVFREYVRMALDHAAESSSMVTLGIRPTHPETGYGYIQIGQETTNGEVFDAPKVGAFYPVKTFTEKPNKHMCKVLVESGEFFWNSGLFFANIGCMTKAIETHLPEVAERLFAHPEFYGTADEQKHINEVFPYSQNISFDYGVMEKTDNVHMLLCDMGWADLGTWSAIYNIAAKDKNQNSSVGKADFIFNDSNQNMVVVDKPDTLVLLQGISDTIVVQHGNVLMICRKGEEHKLKQGLIEAGSINEMYVE, encoded by the coding sequence ATGAACCTTAGACTACCGATAATGGACAATAAATACTATTGCGTCATACTCGCAGGTGGGATTGGCAGTCGATTTTGGCCTTACAGCCGTCGCTCTTATCCCAAGCAATTCTTAGACTTCTTCGGCACAGGAGAGAGTCTCATCCGGATGACTTATCGAAGATTTGCGATGGCGTTCGACCCTGAGCATATTATCGTTGTCACGAATACCATCTACAAAGATATCGTGCGTGAGCAGTTGCCAGAGCTCCCCGAGACGAATATCCTACAAGAACCCTGTTACCGTAATACGGCTTCGGCCATATCTTATGCCACCATGCACATCAAGGCCAAGTGCCCCGATGCCACTGTGGTATATGCCCCTTCGGATCACATGGTACTCAAGGAGGATGTCTTCCGTGAGTACGTGAGGATGGCCCTCGATCACGCTGCCGAAAGTTCGTCAATGGTCACGCTGGGGATCCGTCCCACACATCCGGAGACAGGCTACGGCTATATACAGATCGGCCAGGAGACCACCAATGGGGAGGTCTTCGATGCGCCCAAGGTCGGTGCGTTCTATCCCGTCAAGACCTTTACCGAAAAGCCCAACAAACATATGTGTAAGGTACTCGTCGAGAGTGGCGAGTTTTTCTGGAACTCAGGGCTTTTCTTTGCCAACATCGGCTGTATGACCAAGGCGATAGAGACCCATCTGCCCGAGGTGGCGGAGCGGCTCTTCGCTCATCCCGAATTTTACGGCACTGCTGACGAACAGAAGCATATCAATGAGGTTTTCCCTTATTCGCAGAACATCTCGTTCGACTACGGAGTGATGGAGAAGACGGACAATGTCCATATGTTGCTCTGTGACATGGGGTGGGCTGACCTCGGGACATGGAGTGCGATCTACAACATCGCAGCGAAGGACAAGAACCAAAATTCGTCGGTCGGCAAGGCAGACTTCATATTCAACGACAGTAACCAAAACATGGTGGTGGTCGACAAGCCCGACACCCTCGTCCTGCTCCAAGGCATCAGCGACACGATCGTCGTGCAGCACGGCAATGTCCTCATGATCTGCCGAAAGGGGGAGGAGCATAAGCTCAAGCAGGGACTGATCGAGGCCGGATCCATCAACGAAATGTATGTGGAGTAG